In Maridesulfovibrio sp., the following proteins share a genomic window:
- the radC gene encoding DNA repair protein RadC, with product MNDRPHFHGHRQRLKEQLAKDATSLRDYEILELFLGQAIPRKDTKPLAKELIHEFGSLGGVFKASQEQLKKFKGIGPGVLTYFTLMREFWTRIAEEPMTSQDVLASPEAVCKAAMARIGNLPKEEFWIALVNNRNKVICWDRLSEGTVDKTAIYPREVVACALRHNASGIILTHNHPGGDPSPSPEDMERTMEIAALCQDMEIRLLDHVIVTADSFHSFKETGYL from the coding sequence ATGAATGATAGACCTCATTTCCATGGTCATCGCCAGCGGCTTAAAGAACAGCTGGCTAAAGATGCTACAAGTCTTCGCGACTATGAAATTCTTGAGCTGTTTCTGGGACAGGCTATTCCCAGAAAGGACACCAAGCCTCTGGCAAAAGAATTGATACACGAATTCGGATCCTTGGGGGGAGTATTCAAAGCATCGCAAGAACAGCTCAAGAAATTTAAGGGCATTGGACCCGGGGTTTTGACATATTTTACGCTCATGCGTGAATTCTGGACCAGAATTGCCGAAGAACCTATGACCAGCCAGGATGTTCTTGCTTCTCCTGAAGCAGTATGCAAGGCAGCCATGGCCAGAATCGGCAACTTGCCCAAAGAAGAATTCTGGATTGCACTGGTCAACAACCGCAACAAAGTTATATGCTGGGATAGGCTGTCGGAAGGTACTGTGGATAAGACCGCAATATACCCGCGGGAAGTAGTGGCATGCGCATTACGCCACAATGCCAGCGGAATAATTCTGACCCATAACCATCCCGGTGGGGATCCGTCTCCATCTCCTGAAGACATGGAGAGGACTATGGAAATAGCCGCCCTCTGTCAGGATATGGAAATACGTCTGCTGGACCACGTCATCGTGACCGCGGACAGTTTCCACAGCTTCAAGGAAACAGGATACTTGTAG
- a CDS encoding DMT family transporter has translation MKSDTNISLTSARPMQKVLVGAFIISFSAVWVGFADVPATTSAFYRVAFGAIFLFIAAVFTGELKQINLTQVFPYSICGLLFALDLFCWHKSILSVGPGLATILGNCQVFIMAICGALFLGEKLTPRFVFSLPIAIFGLLLLIGFDWSGLSQSSTRGIIYGLLTALSYALFMLMLRRVQASTDGELLYSPLLFVSAFCAVFLAVPIFMTDTSLVIPDLESFGSLLALGLFSQAAGWIIIATAMPKIPASLTGLVLLLQPFLAFLWDVTLFSRPTTFVHWLGVLITLTAIYLGISGKQN, from the coding sequence ATGAAAAGCGACACTAATATTTCTCTAACCTCAGCAAGACCGATGCAGAAGGTACTCGTTGGTGCTTTTATCATCAGTTTTTCAGCTGTATGGGTCGGATTTGCAGATGTTCCGGCAACCACTTCTGCTTTTTACCGGGTAGCATTCGGAGCAATTTTTCTGTTTATAGCTGCTGTTTTCACTGGAGAATTGAAGCAGATAAACCTTACACAAGTATTTCCATATAGCATATGCGGGCTTCTATTCGCGCTTGATCTTTTCTGTTGGCATAAGAGTATCTTATCTGTGGGACCTGGTTTGGCCACTATTTTAGGTAACTGCCAGGTCTTCATAATGGCCATCTGCGGGGCTTTGTTTTTGGGTGAGAAATTAACTCCAAGATTTGTTTTCTCTTTACCCATCGCAATTTTTGGCCTGCTTCTCCTAATTGGTTTTGACTGGTCAGGGCTTTCTCAATCATCAACCAGAGGTATTATTTACGGCTTACTAACTGCTCTTTCCTATGCATTGTTCATGCTTATGCTGAGAAGAGTCCAAGCAAGTACCGACGGAGAGCTTTTATACTCGCCGCTTCTTTTTGTGTCTGCCTTCTGCGCTGTTTTTCTGGCTGTCCCAATCTTTATGACAGATACTTCTCTTGTCATTCCTGACCTTGAATCATTTGGGTCACTGCTTGCGCTGGGTTTATTCAGTCAGGCTGCGGGCTGGATCATAATAGCGACAGCCATGCCGAAGATTCCGGCATCCCTTACCGGGCTGGTCCTACTGCTCCAGCCGTTTCTCGCATTTCTCTGGGATGTTACATTATTTTCAAGACCCACAACGTTTGTCCATTGGCTGGGTGTATTAATTACCCTCACAGCAATATATTTAGGAATATCAGGGAAACAAAACTAA
- a CDS encoding DNA polymerase III subunit chi produces MSRPGYMFLICPDAELLHANIAELQEKHGATDYEKKVYWADEDLPPQFWDDLTLQTLFGSSKIVILRRAHKLKAAVWDNIDKTVASLSSSSFLFICLESQWKGKTTPIPAVLKKRKCWKYAEKQKWFWKSAGLDEKSISGFVGKWARANGLQIDSPVLNALAKALPKDARAARLELDKLDLAAGSERKILMEHVGLIAHSEEMDFFAFMRSMSEGGDPVEIWRRVLTNHSEKDSMIFMLTASLTREARALWMMIHGEDSEVRLPPFVKKQKQALAQRLGPIRIARLFDIVMEAEIGIKTGQRKPEQALELLVAALTSLFSPPARRR; encoded by the coding sequence ATGTCCAGACCCGGTTACATGTTTCTCATCTGCCCAGATGCAGAATTGCTTCACGCAAATATTGCCGAGCTTCAAGAAAAGCACGGGGCTACTGATTATGAGAAAAAAGTTTACTGGGCGGACGAAGACCTGCCGCCGCAGTTCTGGGACGACCTCACTTTACAGACATTGTTCGGCTCCAGTAAAATCGTTATCCTTCGCCGCGCGCATAAGCTGAAAGCGGCAGTCTGGGACAATATCGATAAAACTGTAGCTTCCCTCTCAAGTTCCTCGTTTCTTTTTATCTGCCTCGAAAGTCAGTGGAAGGGCAAAACCACCCCGATACCGGCTGTGCTAAAAAAAAGAAAATGTTGGAAATACGCTGAAAAACAGAAATGGTTCTGGAAATCTGCGGGTCTTGATGAAAAATCTATCTCCGGATTTGTAGGCAAGTGGGCCAGAGCAAACGGATTGCAAATAGATAGCCCGGTTCTTAATGCTCTTGCCAAAGCACTGCCTAAAGACGCCCGAGCAGCACGGCTGGAGCTCGACAAACTTGACCTCGCAGCCGGATCGGAACGCAAAATACTAATGGAGCATGTTGGGCTCATCGCCCATTCTGAAGAAATGGACTTCTTCGCATTCATGCGCTCCATGTCTGAAGGCGGCGATCCCGTAGAAATATGGCGTAGAGTTTTGACCAACCACAGTGAAAAAGATTCAATGATCTTCATGCTCACCGCATCACTAACCCGTGAGGCTCGTGCCCTGTGGATGATGATTCACGGCGAGGACTCGGAAGTCCGTCTGCCACCCTTTGTCAAAAAGCAGAAGCAGGCTCTAGCCCAACGTCTAGGCCCGATCCGTATAGCCCGGCTTTTCGACATTGTCATGGAAGCAGAAATCGGCATCAAAACCGGACAGCGTAAGCCGGAGCAGGCGCTTGAGCTGCTCGTGGCCGCCCTGACATCGCTATTTTCTCCACCGGCACGCAGACGTTAA
- the lptE gene encoding LPS assembly lipoprotein LptE gives MNYVKKLILLLCIVFAVSACGYHNSATEPSRVGEQFREIAINKVENPTLERWLEPKIRSMLRDEITRRGQLTWTDKSKAEALINIRIIELSDGSRILGNKDTTLKYDMTLKVQMKVTSAADGALIWNSGPVSVTESYYTGQEDETQQLITRLMVRRLVDKMNQAY, from the coding sequence ATGAATTATGTGAAGAAGCTGATCCTGCTGCTGTGTATTGTTTTTGCCGTCAGTGCCTGCGGATACCACAACTCTGCAACAGAACCGAGCAGAGTAGGTGAGCAGTTCCGCGAAATTGCCATCAACAAAGTGGAGAATCCTACTCTGGAACGCTGGTTGGAGCCTAAAATACGCTCCATGCTGCGCGACGAAATTACCCGCCGCGGTCAGCTGACCTGGACCGATAAATCCAAAGCAGAAGCTCTGATCAATATTCGAATCATTGAACTTTCCGACGGCAGCCGCATCCTTGGAAATAAGGATACCACCCTGAAATACGACATGACCCTGAAAGTTCAGATGAAGGTGACGAGTGCTGCTGACGGTGCTCTTATCTGGAACTCCGGTCCGGTATCAGTCACCGAATCATATTACACCGGACAAGAAGATGAGACCCAGCAGCTTATCACCAGACTCATGGTCCGGCGCCTCGTAGATAAAATGAATCAGGCGTATTAA
- the ribE gene encoding 6,7-dimethyl-8-ribityllumazine synthase, with product MPHVKTIEGQLDSKGLKIALVAGRFNDIIVDRLVGGAIDYLARHGCDRDNMTLIKVPGAFEIPVVTKKLAESGKYDGIVVLGAVIRGATPHFDYVCNECAKGVAQVSLDNGLPIGFGLLTCDTIDQAIERAGSKAGNKGVEAASAMLETVRVLEQI from the coding sequence ATGCCTCATGTCAAAACTATTGAAGGTCAGCTCGATTCCAAGGGTCTGAAAATAGCACTAGTAGCCGGTCGTTTCAACGACATCATCGTTGACAGACTGGTTGGCGGCGCAATTGATTACCTTGCCCGCCACGGCTGCGACAGGGATAACATGACCCTGATCAAAGTACCCGGTGCATTCGAAATTCCCGTGGTTACCAAGAAGCTTGCTGAATCCGGAAAATATGACGGTATCGTAGTTCTCGGTGCTGTAATCCGCGGTGCAACTCCACATTTTGACTATGTCTGCAACGAGTGCGCAAAAGGCGTTGCTCAGGTAAGCCTGGACAACGGCCTGCCCATTGGTTTCGGTCTCCTGACCTGCGATACCATTGATCAGGCAATTGAGCGCGCCGGCTCCAAAGCCGGTAACAAGGGCGTTGAAGCAGCTTCCGCCATGCTGGAAACTGTCCGCGTTCTGGAGCAGATTTAA
- a CDS encoding acylphosphatase: protein MIRSYHCVVTGKIQGVFFRAWVSDHAAALGLNGWVRNLDENRKEVLLQGDEAKVAEMRTRLLVGPPLSQVADVKCGWMDYDTEHTGFEMR from the coding sequence ATGATCAGAAGCTATCATTGTGTTGTTACCGGAAAGATTCAAGGCGTTTTTTTCCGAGCATGGGTAAGTGACCATGCTGCTGCTCTCGGCCTTAACGGCTGGGTCCGTAATCTGGACGAAAACAGGAAAGAAGTACTCTTGCAGGGTGACGAGGCCAAAGTCGCGGAAATGAGAACCCGGCTGCTGGTAGGCCCACCTCTTTCGCAGGTTGCTGATGTGAAATGCGGATGGATGGATTATGATACAGAACACACTGGTTTTGAAATGCGCTGA
- a CDS encoding zinc ribbon domain-containing protein, with amino-acid sequence MPIFEYKCADCGKEFEELVFNRDECPPCPDCKSDKTEKLMSACKFTTGGGAPDMGDFSSSSAPATSASSGCAGCSGGNCSSCGS; translated from the coding sequence ATGCCTATTTTCGAATATAAATGCGCAGACTGCGGTAAGGAATTTGAGGAGTTGGTTTTCAACCGTGATGAATGCCCGCCCTGCCCGGACTGTAAATCAGATAAAACCGAAAAACTTATGTCCGCATGCAAGTTCACAACAGGCGGCGGAGCTCCCGACATGGGAGATTTCTCTTCTTCATCCGCTCCTGCCACTTCCGCCAGTAGCGGATGTGCCGGATGTTCCGGCGGTAACTGTTCTTCCTGCGGCAGTTAG
- the nusB gene encoding transcription antitermination factor NusB → MSQTKGLRRKGRIIAFQVLYGLSFVPPHGGWTCERIYNQSPAVLRETEEELILYGRELLLGIWNEHEEIDEVIGRYSKHWKIERIAKVELAILRLAAYELIHKADIPLKVGINEGIELAKKFGDGNSRNFINGILDAIARDIDTGKFKMEKNF, encoded by the coding sequence ATGTCCCAGACTAAAGGTTTACGCAGAAAAGGCCGCATAATTGCTTTTCAGGTTCTTTACGGCCTGAGTTTTGTCCCTCCCCACGGCGGATGGACATGTGAACGTATATACAACCAGAGCCCTGCAGTGCTCCGTGAAACCGAGGAAGAACTAATTCTCTACGGTCGCGAACTGCTGCTGGGAATCTGGAATGAACATGAAGAAATTGACGAAGTAATAGGTCGCTACTCCAAGCATTGGAAGATCGAAAGAATTGCGAAAGTCGAACTGGCGATCCTAAGACTCGCCGCGTACGAACTGATCCACAAAGCCGACATCCCGCTCAAGGTCGGGATAAACGAGGGCATTGAACTGGCTAAAAAGTTCGGCGACGGCAACTCCCGCAACTTCATCAACGGTATCCTCGACGCTATTGCCCGCGATATCGATACCGGAAAGTTCAAAATGGAAAAAAATTTCTAG
- the hemC gene encoding hydroxymethylbilane synthase — protein sequence MRKITIATRGSKLALWQANHISDLLREEYPGIEVQLLKIKTKGDKILDVPLAKVGGKGLFVKEIEEALLDGRADLAVHSMKDVPTELPEELEVGVIPPREAETDTLLSVKYDSLKDLPAGAVVGTSSLRRQSQLLALRDDLKIESLRGNLDTRVRKLIDGEFDAIVVATAGLNRLGLSAPKSEILGPPTFLPAVAQGALGIEYRIEDTEIQDILNFIHDETTARQVRAERGFLTGLDGGCQVPIAAWSQLEGDQVKLTGFVADIDGSSPIRMEKSGPADDAWNLGLALAEEVLAAGAKEILDRVYDKC from the coding sequence ATGAGAAAAATTACTATCGCGACCCGCGGCAGCAAGCTCGCCCTCTGGCAGGCTAACCATATTTCCGATCTTCTGCGTGAAGAATACCCCGGTATTGAAGTTCAACTGCTCAAGATCAAAACCAAAGGCGACAAGATTCTGGACGTTCCGCTTGCAAAAGTGGGGGGTAAGGGCCTTTTCGTTAAGGAAATCGAAGAAGCTCTGCTTGATGGCCGTGCAGACCTCGCCGTACACAGCATGAAGGACGTTCCCACCGAACTTCCCGAAGAGCTTGAAGTTGGCGTGATTCCCCCGCGTGAAGCTGAAACCGACACCCTGCTTTCCGTGAAATACGATTCCCTCAAAGACCTGCCGGCAGGTGCTGTTGTGGGTACAAGCAGCCTGCGCCGTCAATCTCAGCTTCTCGCTCTGCGCGATGATCTCAAGATCGAATCCCTGCGCGGAAACCTCGACACCCGTGTACGCAAACTGATCGATGGTGAATTTGATGCCATCGTGGTTGCCACAGCAGGGCTGAACAGACTAGGTCTTTCCGCTCCCAAAAGCGAAATTCTCGGCCCCCCGACCTTTCTTCCCGCTGTAGCTCAGGGCGCGCTGGGAATTGAATACCGCATCGAAGACACTGAGATTCAGGACATTCTTAATTTCATCCACGATGAAACCACAGCCCGTCAGGTTCGCGCCGAACGCGGTTTCCTGACTGGACTGGACGGCGGATGTCAGGTTCCTATCGCAGCATGGTCTCAGCTGGAAGGCGATCAGGTCAAACTGACCGGATTCGTAGCTGATATCGATGGATCAAGCCCCATCCGTATGGAGAAATCCGGACCCGCTGATGATGCATGGAACCTCGGTCTAGCTCTTGCGGAAGAAGTTCTGGCCGCTGGCGCGAAAGAAATTCTCGATCGAGTTTATGACAAGTGCTAA
- the lon gene encoding endopeptidase La has product MALKKKKSPIKPLKLKNKNKDEVQKRAQPQQKSAPDAGNDQGLNKPPVSPLNVLHDAADLLDDAGNIPEEAYVDIPTTLPVLAVRDIVVFNYMILPLFVGREKSVNAVEAAMTGNRYVMVLTQKDESIENPEHEDLYLTGTVCMIMRMLKMPDGRLKVLVQGVSRAKVKRFIGSEPFHIAEIEAIPEAESGKLDATQEALVRSSREQSEKILTLRGISSADIMSVLNSVDEPGRLADLIASNLRMKVDVAQSILECGDPVERLTLVNTQLTQEVEVASMQNKIQSMAKEGMDKAQKDFYLREQLKAIKKELGESTDEAEEAEEIREAIAKAKMPKEVKKEAEKQLRRLEAMHPEASEATVIRTYLDWMIEIPWSKQSRDRIDIIEAKRILDEDHYDLEKVKERILEYLSVRKLNSSMKGPILCFVGPPGVGKTSLGRSIARSLKRKFHRMSLGGMRDEAEIRGHRRTYIGSMPGRIIQGIKQCGTRNPVIMLDEIDKLGSDFRGDPSSALLEVLDPEQNNSFTDHYLNVPYDLSKVMFICTANVLDSIPRPLLDRMEVIRIPGYTEHDKVNIARRYILGRQCTENGLKEDEMIMTDAIIAKIIKEYTREAGLRNLEREVGSVCRKLARKKAEGESGPFEVTADNLHKYLGIPKHLEDEKESELPAGVALGLAWTPVGGSVLHVEVSAMPGKGKQLLTGQLGDVMKESAQAAVSFARLHADEYGISSKFHEEQDLHIHVPDGATPKDGPSAGVTLVTALVSALTGIPTNPELAMTGEISLRGRVLPVGGIKEKILAAVSLGMKRVLIPSQNQKDLEDIPKELLEKIEITPIERIDEIWPIAKTK; this is encoded by the coding sequence ATTGCGTTGAAGAAAAAAAAATCACCAATCAAACCGCTGAAGCTGAAGAACAAAAACAAAGATGAAGTTCAGAAAAGAGCGCAACCTCAACAGAAATCCGCACCAGATGCAGGTAACGACCAAGGCCTGAACAAACCCCCGGTTTCGCCGCTGAATGTACTTCATGATGCAGCCGACCTTTTAGACGATGCCGGCAATATTCCGGAAGAAGCCTATGTAGATATTCCCACAACCCTGCCGGTGCTCGCAGTTAGGGACATTGTTGTCTTCAATTATATGATCCTGCCACTCTTCGTTGGCCGGGAAAAATCAGTCAATGCCGTTGAAGCGGCAATGACCGGTAACCGCTACGTCATGGTACTTACCCAGAAGGACGAAAGCATTGAAAACCCCGAACATGAAGATCTTTACCTCACCGGAACAGTGTGCATGATCATGCGCATGCTCAAGATGCCGGACGGGCGCCTGAAAGTACTGGTGCAGGGAGTGTCACGGGCAAAGGTCAAAAGATTCATAGGCTCCGAGCCTTTCCATATTGCTGAAATCGAAGCTATTCCTGAAGCTGAATCTGGAAAACTTGATGCCACTCAGGAAGCTCTGGTTCGCTCTTCACGGGAACAGAGCGAAAAAATTCTGACACTTCGCGGCATTTCTTCCGCTGATATCATGAGCGTTCTGAACAGTGTAGACGAACCGGGCCGCCTTGCCGACCTGATAGCTTCCAACCTGCGCATGAAAGTCGATGTGGCTCAGTCCATTCTTGAATGCGGAGATCCAGTTGAGAGATTGACGCTGGTTAACACCCAGCTGACGCAGGAGGTGGAAGTCGCCTCCATGCAAAACAAAATCCAGTCCATGGCCAAAGAAGGAATGGACAAGGCCCAGAAAGATTTCTACCTGCGTGAACAGCTCAAGGCCATTAAAAAGGAACTGGGCGAATCAACCGATGAAGCTGAAGAAGCTGAAGAAATCCGGGAAGCCATAGCTAAAGCTAAAATGCCCAAGGAAGTAAAAAAAGAAGCGGAAAAACAGCTCCGCCGCCTTGAAGCTATGCATCCCGAAGCATCCGAAGCCACCGTTATTCGCACATATCTAGACTGGATGATCGAGATCCCCTGGTCCAAGCAGTCGCGCGACCGTATTGATATCATTGAAGCCAAGAGAATTCTCGATGAGGATCACTATGACCTTGAAAAGGTCAAAGAACGTATCCTTGAGTACTTGAGTGTGCGCAAACTCAACTCGTCCATGAAAGGACCTATCCTCTGCTTTGTAGGCCCTCCGGGTGTCGGTAAAACATCACTGGGACGTTCCATTGCCCGCAGCCTGAAGCGTAAATTCCACCGCATGTCCCTCGGCGGCATGCGTGATGAAGCCGAAATCCGCGGCCACCGCCGCACTTATATCGGCTCCATGCCTGGACGCATCATTCAGGGCATCAAACAGTGCGGAACACGCAATCCGGTGATTATGCTTGACGAAATCGACAAGCTCGGTTCCGATTTCCGTGGCGATCCTTCTTCCGCTCTCTTGGAAGTTCTCGACCCCGAACAGAATAACTCGTTCACCGACCATTACCTGAACGTGCCTTACGACCTTTCCAAGGTCATGTTCATCTGCACTGCCAACGTACTGGATTCCATCCCCCGCCCGCTACTGGACCGCATGGAAGTTATCCGTATCCCCGGCTATACAGAACATGACAAGGTAAATATTGCACGCCGTTACATTCTTGGACGCCAGTGCACGGAGAACGGACTGAAAGAAGATGAAATGATCATGACAGATGCAATCATTGCCAAGATCATCAAAGAATATACCCGTGAAGCGGGACTACGTAACCTTGAACGTGAAGTCGGCTCAGTCTGCCGCAAGCTGGCCCGCAAGAAAGCAGAAGGCGAATCCGGTCCCTTTGAAGTCACTGCAGACAACCTGCACAAATATCTCGGTATCCCCAAACATCTAGAAGATGAAAAGGAAAGCGAGCTCCCAGCAGGTGTAGCGCTTGGTCTGGCATGGACACCGGTAGGCGGTTCCGTACTGCATGTGGAAGTCTCCGCCATGCCCGGCAAGGGGAAACAGCTGCTCACCGGACAGCTTGGCGACGTGATGAAGGAATCCGCACAGGCTGCGGTCTCTTTTGCCCGTCTCCATGCAGATGAATATGGTATCAGTTCAAAGTTCCATGAAGAACAGGATCTGCATATACACGTCCCGGACGGAGCCACTCCCAAAGACGGCCCGTCTGCAGGTGTAACCCTCGTTACCGCGCTGGTCTCCGCCCTGACCGGAATTCCGACCAATCCGGAACTGGCAATGACAGGTGAGATTTCCCTGCGCGGACGGGTACTCCCGGTAGGCGGGATCAAGGAAAAAATCCTCGCAGCAGTCTCACTGGGCATGAAACGGGTGCTCATTCCTTCACAGAACCAGAAAGATCTTGAGGATATACCTAAAGAACTCCTTGAAAAGATCGAGATCACACCCATTGAGCGAATTGACGAAATATGGCCCATTGCCAAGACTAAATAG
- the leuS gene encoding leucine--tRNA ligase translates to MGFGKYEPELIENKWQKEWTEKGAFNVEADESRPKYYVLEMFPYPSGKIHMGHVRNYSIGDVVARYKRMKGFNVLHPMGWDAFGLPAENAAIKNNTHPAEWTYANIDDMRTQLKRLGYSYDWRRELATCHPGYYKWEQQFFLKFLEKGLVYRKKSPVNWCETCHTVLANEQVEEGLCWRCDTEVVQKELSQWFMRITDYAEELLESLNGLEGGWPERVITMQRNWIGKSIGAELDFEVENSDETISVFTTRPDTLYGATFMSLAAEQPMVEKLIEGKPEADKVREFVNKVSNMDRIVRGADDLEKEGVFTGAYCINPLNGQKMPIYVANFVLMGYGTGAVMAVPAHDQRDFEFATKYKLPMQVVIQPEGESLNLDEMTEAYGAPGVLTNSGEFDGMHNEEAKGAIVEFLGKSGKGKKSINYRLRDWNISRQRFWGSPIPVIYCDDCGIVPVPEEDLPVVLPEDAVMNEDGRSPLPAMESFHKVVCPKCGKMATRETDTMDTFVESSWYFMRYTDSRKTDAPFDSKSLEYWTPVDQYIGGIEHAILHLLYARFFTKILRDEGYTELSEPFKNLLTQGMVLKDGAKMSKSKGNVVDPNAMINKYGADATRLFILFASPPEKDLEWSDQGLEGAHRFLNRIWRLAEEFEGKLSAVGACAKPSMELSSDAKKLRLKEHETVKRASRDMENKFQFNTVIAATMELVNEIYSLKDKLMETEDGRFAVSSAYSTVLTVLSPIAPHICEELWAAMGYEGYIAEVEWPEHDEDALVTDEILIIIQVNGKMRGKLSVPAAASKEEIEKTALAHENVTKHTDGKTIRKVIVVPGKLINIVAN, encoded by the coding sequence ATGGGTTTTGGGAAATACGAACCGGAATTAATTGAAAACAAGTGGCAGAAGGAATGGACCGAGAAGGGTGCTTTCAATGTGGAAGCCGACGAGTCCCGCCCCAAATACTACGTGCTGGAAATGTTTCCCTACCCTTCCGGGAAAATCCACATGGGCCACGTACGCAACTACTCCATCGGTGATGTTGTTGCCCGTTACAAACGCATGAAGGGCTTTAATGTGCTCCACCCCATGGGTTGGGACGCATTCGGCCTTCCTGCTGAAAACGCTGCTATCAAGAATAACACCCACCCCGCTGAGTGGACCTACGCAAACATTGATGACATGCGTACCCAGCTCAAGCGTCTGGGATACTCATATGACTGGCGCCGTGAACTGGCGACCTGTCATCCCGGATACTACAAATGGGAACAGCAGTTCTTCCTCAAATTTCTGGAAAAAGGTCTGGTTTACCGCAAAAAATCGCCCGTCAACTGGTGTGAAACCTGTCATACCGTTCTCGCTAACGAGCAGGTCGAAGAGGGCCTTTGCTGGCGTTGTGATACCGAAGTTGTTCAGAAAGAACTTTCCCAGTGGTTCATGCGCATCACCGACTATGCTGAAGAGCTGCTCGAAAGCCTTAACGGACTCGAAGGTGGCTGGCCGGAACGCGTTATCACCATGCAGCGCAACTGGATCGGTAAATCAATCGGTGCGGAGCTCGACTTCGAAGTTGAAAACTCAGATGAAACCATCAGTGTTTTTACCACACGCCCGGACACCCTTTACGGTGCTACTTTCATGTCTCTGGCTGCCGAGCAGCCTATGGTGGAAAAGCTGATCGAAGGCAAGCCTGAAGCAGACAAGGTCCGCGAATTCGTAAATAAAGTATCCAACATGGACCGCATTGTGCGCGGGGCTGATGACCTCGAAAAAGAAGGTGTATTCACCGGTGCATACTGCATCAACCCGCTCAATGGTCAGAAGATGCCTATCTACGTGGCAAACTTCGTGCTTATGGGCTACGGTACCGGCGCGGTAATGGCCGTTCCCGCTCATGACCAGCGCGATTTCGAATTCGCTACCAAATACAAACTGCCCATGCAGGTAGTCATTCAGCCTGAAGGTGAATCCCTCAATCTGGACGAAATGACTGAAGCGTACGGCGCTCCAGGTGTGCTGACCAATTCCGGAGAGTTCGACGGAATGCACAACGAAGAAGCCAAGGGCGCAATCGTTGAATTTCTCGGCAAGTCCGGCAAAGGCAAAAAGTCCATTAACTACCGTCTGCGTGACTGGAACATTTCCCGTCAGCGTTTCTGGGGTTCACCAATCCCGGTAATCTACTGTGACGATTGCGGAATTGTTCCTGTGCCGGAAGAAGATCTGCCAGTGGTCCTGCCTGAAGACGCAGTAATGAATGAAGACGGACGCTCTCCACTGCCGGCCATGGAAAGTTTCCACAAAGTGGTCTGCCCCAAATGCGGCAAGATGGCTACCCGTGAAACCGACACCATGGACACCTTTGTGGAGTCCTCATGGTATTTCATGCGCTACACCGATTCCCGCAAGACAGATGCTCCTTTTGACAGCAAGTCCCTTGAATACTGGACCCCGGTTGACCAGTATATCGGCGGAATCGAACACGCTATCCTGCATCTGCTTTACGCAAGATTCTTCACCAAGATCCTGCGTGACGAGGGCTACACCGAACTCAGCGAACCGTTCAAAAACCTGCTCACACAGGGTATGGTTCTCAAAGACGGCGCTAAGATGTCCAAATCCAAGGGCAACGTTGTTGATCCCAACGCAATGATCAACAAGTACGGTGCGGACGCCACCAGACTGTTCATCCTCTTCGCTTCACCGCCTGAGAAGGACCTTGAATGGTCTGATCAGGGGCTGGAAGGAGCGCACCGCTTCCTGAACAGAATCTGGAGACTGGCCGAAGAATTCGAAGGCAAACTCAGTGCAGTAGGCGCTTGTGCCAAGCCTTCCATGGAACTCTCTTCCGACGCTAAAAAACTGCGTCTCAAAGAGCACGAAACTGTTAAACGCGCCAGCCGTGACATGGAGAACAAATTCCAGTTCAACACCGTCATCGCCGCTACCATGGAACTGGTCAACGAGATTTACTCTCTCAAAGACAAGCTCATGGAAACCGAGGACGGCCGTTTCGCGGTATCCTCAGCATACAGCACAGTGCTGACCGTGCTTTCCCCCATCGCACCGCACATCTGCGAAGAGCTTTGGGCCGCCATGGGTTACGAAGGCTATATCGCTGAAGTTGAATGGCCCGAGCACGATGAAGATGCACTGGTTACTGACGAAATCCTGATCATTATTCAGGTTAACGGCAAAATGCGCGGTAAGCTCTCTGTACCGGCAGCCGCGTCCAAGGAAGAAATTGAAAAAACAGCTCTTGCCCACGAAAACGTGACCAAGCACACAGATGGTAAAACCATCCGCAAGGTTATTGTAGTTCCCGGCAAGCTTATCAATATTGTGGCGAACTAG